One window of the Gambusia affinis linkage group LG01, SWU_Gaff_1.0, whole genome shotgun sequence genome contains the following:
- the LOC122829565 gene encoding follitropin subunit beta isoform X1, which translates to MSVSAFSSMPLFILRWTLLFALMVGAVNTCMLMNHTIWIEKKNCTQCVAVNTTICSGYCYTSDTNLKGRFGRGFLIQRSCVPISLVYRAVFIPGCPQDVSSQLYYPAARCCSCRRCDTRTHHCVQPRPYSYDQCSVELGGMEKQNLVLET; encoded by the exons ATGTCTGTATCTGCATTTTCTAGCATGCCTCTGTTTATTTTGAGATGGACTCTGCTTTTTGCATTAATGGTTGGAGCTGTCAACACCTGTATGCTGATGAATCACACCATATGGATTGAGAAGAAAAACTGCACCCAGTGTGTGGCAGTCAACACAACCATATGCAGTGGCTACTGCTACACGAGC GATACCAATCTGAAGGGCAGATTTGGCAGGGGTTTTCTGATTCAGCGGAGCTGTGTGCCCATCTCCCTTGTGTACCGGGCTGTCTTCATTCCCGGCTGTCCTCAGGATGTCAGCTCACAGTTGTATTATCCCGCGGcccgctgctgcagctgcaggcgctgtgACACGCGCACGCACCACTGTGTCCAACCGAGGCCGTACTCTTACGATCAGTGCTCCGTGGAACTTGGTGGAATGGAGAAGCAGAATCTGGTTTTGGAAACCTGA
- the LOC122829555 gene encoding mitochondrial glutamate carrier 1-like, whose protein sequence is MAQQQQISLPAKLINGGIAGMAGVTCVFPIDLAKTRLQNQRSGQQIYKNMMDCLIKTVRSEGYFGMYRGAAVNLTLVTPEKAIKLAANDFFRHQLSNDIGRLTVFKEMLAGCCAGMCQVIVTTPMEMLKIQLQDAGRIVAQQRVMPSVVTTLKMGGTSAVLSRSYNTAPTPRVIRMSAIEITRELLRTKGVAGLYRGLGATLMRDIPFSVVYFPLFAHLQQLGQHSSEDQSVPFYWSFMSGCLAGSVAAVAVSPCDVVKTRLQSLKKGSNEETYNGVVDCIRKILRKEGPRAFLKGASCRALVIAPLFGIAQVVYCVGVGEFLLGYTPYNIYTA, encoded by the exons atGGCCCAGCAACAGCAGATTAG CTTACCTGCCAAACTAATCAATGGAGGGATTGCAGGCATGGCAGGAGTCACCTGTGTGTTTCCAATAGACCTGGCCAAGACCCGCCTGCAGAACCAGCGCAGTGGGCAGCAAATATATAAGAACAT GATGGACTGCCTCATTAAAACTGTTAGGTCTGAAGGGTACTTTGGCATGTACAGAG GTGCTGCGGTTAATCTTACCTTGGTAACACCAGAGAAGGCCATAAAACTAGCTGCTAATGACTTTTTTCGCCACCAGTTGAGCAATGACAT TGGCAGGCTTACAGTTTTCAAAGAGATGCTGGCAGGATGTTGTGCAGGAATGTGCCAAGTCATCGTTACCACACCAATGGAGATGCTCAAGATCCAGCTGCAAGATGCAGGCAGGATag TGGCTCAGCAGAGGGTAATGCCAAGTGTTGTAACTACACTGAAGATGGGGGGGACCAGTGCTGTTCTCAGTCGTTCCTACAACACCGCCCCTACACCTCGGGTTATTCGAATGTCTGCCATAGAGATAACTAgggagctgctgaggactaaaGGGGTCGCAGGTTTATACAGGGGCCTTGGGGCCACACTGATGAG GGACATCCCATTCTCTGTTGTGTACTTTCCTCTTTTTGCCCATCTGCAGCAACTTGGTCAGCATTCATCAGAAGATCAATCTGTGCCTTTCTATTGGTCCTTTATGTCTGGATGTTTGGCTGGATCTGTTGCTGCTGTAGCTGTCAGCCCTTGTGATG TGGTGAAGACGAGGTTGCAATCGCTCAAAAAAGGATCCAATGAGGAGACCTACAATGGAGTTGTGGACTGCATCAG AAAGATCCTGAGAAAAGAGGGTCCAAGAGCTTTCCTTAAAGGAGCCAGTTGCCGGGCGTTGGTCATTGCCCCACTCTTTGGCATTGCCCAGGTGGTGTACTGTGTCGGAGTGGGAGAGTTTCTGCTGGGGTACACTCCCTACAATATCTACACTGCATAA
- the LOC122829565 gene encoding follitropin subunit beta isoform X2: MPLFILRWTLLFALMVGAVNTCMLMNHTIWIEKKNCTQCVAVNTTICSGYCYTSDTNLKGRFGRGFLIQRSCVPISLVYRAVFIPGCPQDVSSQLYYPAARCCSCRRCDTRTHHCVQPRPYSYDQCSVELGGMEKQNLVLET, encoded by the exons ATGCCTCTGTTTATTTTGAGATGGACTCTGCTTTTTGCATTAATGGTTGGAGCTGTCAACACCTGTATGCTGATGAATCACACCATATGGATTGAGAAGAAAAACTGCACCCAGTGTGTGGCAGTCAACACAACCATATGCAGTGGCTACTGCTACACGAGC GATACCAATCTGAAGGGCAGATTTGGCAGGGGTTTTCTGATTCAGCGGAGCTGTGTGCCCATCTCCCTTGTGTACCGGGCTGTCTTCATTCCCGGCTGTCCTCAGGATGTCAGCTCACAGTTGTATTATCCCGCGGcccgctgctgcagctgcaggcgctgtgACACGCGCACGCACCACTGTGTCCAACCGAGGCCGTACTCTTACGATCAGTGCTCCGTGGAACTTGGTGGAATGGAGAAGCAGAATCTGGTTTTGGAAACCTGA